ATCGTCCGTCACGCCGATTTgaagtttgtttttaatttttcagacTTTGGAATTTGTTCAATTGTTAAACATTGTCTTTTTGTGTTCATTCCGAAAGGcaattttctgtttatttttcgTGAAATTTAATTTCTGCTGAAAATGATGACGGTTCATTAGTCAAACTgagtgatgttttttttttttttttgttttttttcagaGAATATATCTCATGGCCGAGCATGGTTTTGATGGTCACGATGAAGGATATGTGCCCGAGGACCCTAATTTTCCTCATAATCACTCCGATGAACATGATGTAGGGACTGTTATTGATGGCTCTGGATTTCCTCATCTGCTGCCTGATGAACATGATGCAGTCGATTTGGTGGAGGAGGATGCCGATTTTCCTCAAAATCATTTTGATGAACATGAACACGATGCTGAAGGTTTGCCTGGGGACACGGACTCTCCTCAACAGGCGCATGTTGAGGAAGACCATGGTGCTGGAGAAATGTCTGTGAATTTTGATCCTTTGCCTATAGAGGGATCCGAGACTGATTTGAAAGggattgaaataaaaaagtggCCGGGGTGGCCTGGAGAGAATGTCTTCAGGATGTTGGTTCCAGTGCAAAAGGTCGGCAGTATTATTGGCCGAAAGGGTGAGTTTATAAAGAAGATCACAGAAGAGACTAAGGCGCGAATTAAAATTCTTGATGGTCCGCCTGGAATTTCAGAAAGAGCAGTAAGTTTCAATTTCTGGTTATTTTATGCATTGAAGGATAACCTTGCTCATGTATGAATGTGTGTTTGAAGAATATCATACTTGTTTATTTTGCTGATCATCTTGGTACATTGGAAACAATTAACTCTATTTTGACTTCCATCATGGTTACTTAGAACTATTGTGGCTATATTTACATTAGGAATTATGTAATACCTATTGATTTGTAGGGAAGACTTTTACATAGTCAAACAAACTTATTATgtaattgatttgaaaattaataacGTGTCATAATAAAACATGTAAGATATTTACAATggagtaattttatttttaaaaaatagagttGCAAAAGGAGTGAAACAAAAAGTATCCAAGTgaagcaaaatacaataaataataatcaaactGGTTAAATATACGCAAGAAAAGGAGATGTCTTTTGTCTCGGTAACCAAATGGATATGTGCAGGTTGTCAAGCAAATATGAGTGATCAAAGTGGCTTCAAATCGAAGTGCCAAAGTTCAAGTTGCAGGGAACAACAATGAGCATGTACAAGTGTGTGTTAACAATCAGAAATAGTTTGTGCAGACTTTGATGGCAAGAGGCTTTCACTGTACCTGGTAACTTCAGAACTCAGGTCGATTGGTGTCTTGCCACACTCCGTGAAACTATTTCCTTGAAGAACTCCTAAActcaataaaaagataatacaGCAGAAACTATTAGATGAAGTCAGGACTCAGGAGATAATGTCATTGACATTTGTAAATCTGAATTTTGTCTTGATTCATCCATCAATTAGTTGGGTGACAGCTGCCTAGAACTTGAATTGGTTGCTAATCCATTGAAACAGAGATTCACAGTGTGAaaggaattgaaaatgaaactaaaacaCAATGGTTTTTTGTTGCTAATTACTACAACTTTGATGGacaaatatgttttttgaaCATTGAGATGGATCAATTTAAttgtttgctttaaaatatgaaactgaatgtctttcatattttttagaTCTCAGTCTTGTATTTTGTGTTActgaattttctttctttgattctTTTGATAGGTAATGGTTTCTGCAAAAGAAGAGCCAGACCGGCCCATACCACCTGCTGTTGACGGTTTGTTAAGGGTTCATAAGCAAGTTATCAATGTTGACCGTGACCTTGCAGATAGCGCTTTGACTGCTGGACGATCAGTTGTTACCAGGCTTTTAGTGGCAGATACTCAAGCAGGAAGCTTGATTGGGAAGCAGGGATCAACCATAAAATCCATTCAAGATGGTTCTGGTTGCACCATACGAGTTCTTGGTTCAGGTTTGCTCACAGTTGTTGTATCTTATTTTAGGGTATTCTTGCTTGTGTTGGCAACcgattattaataaatattgctTTTAATTACTTTTCGTCCGATGTCTTTCATTTGGGTCTTTTTAGACACATTATACCAAGTTTACATTCAATATTTGTTATTGCATATGCTGTCACTAGATCTACCCATTACATACACTTGCACTAGTTTTTGTATCGGCTGTTCTTATTTGTTTGAAGATTCTGTTCCAGTCAAATGCTGcattttttgttagttttttctTGATGAGCAATTACACAAGAAAAATGATTTAGtctattttgaattaaaagtaaTGGACTGTTCTTTTAAATCTCTTATTATTGTGTGCCTGAATATTGGGAATTTCTATTATGgactaatatattatttatgctTAAACAGAACACCTGCCAGTATTTGCTCTGCGAGATGATAGTATTGTTGAAATACAAGGGGATTCTACTGGTGTTCACAAGGCAATTGAACTTATTGCAGTACATTTACGCAAGTTCTTGGTTGACCGCAGCATAGTTGGAGTTTTCGAGACACAGGCAAGTCTCcctgtttttaaattatttcttcgAAGTTAAAGATATGAATTCAGAAGTGGCTTTTAGGTTTCTTACCTGCCTCTTGTCTTTATTTCATCAATGTTGAGTGTTTCAGCAATGGTATAATGTTCTTTATTGTATAAGTTTCTTTGGATATCATTCTCTGGGTAAATTTTTCCCTTCTTCCAAACTTCAGATGCAAATATCAGATGTCAGAGCTAACCAGAATGGACCACCACATCAAAATTGGGGTCCTCCTCCGCAAGGGTTTCCTGCTCctgctggtggtggtggtggaggaccTGCTTTTGCACCCAATCAACAGTATATGCCACCTACACATCACTATGATAGTTATTACCCGCCCACAGAGTTGCCTCCCATGGATAAGCACCTTCATCAAGGTCCACCACCTGTCTATGCAAGGGATGCTTCTGTTGGAATTCATTCATCAAGTGCGCAACCACAACAATCTCTTGTAACTAAGGTTTTGTCTTTTGCCAAACTTGAGGATGCTTGTAGAGAATATCACTCACTTTTGAAgctcttttgtttttatcacaAATGATGTAATTTTCTGTACACTGTGCAGGTCACGCAGCACATGCAAATTCCTCTTTCGTATGCAGATGCTGTTATTGGAGCATCCGGCACTAATATCAGCTATATTCGTCGTGCTAGTGGAGCAAGTATTACAATTCAAGAAACAAGGGGTGTTCCGGGGGAGATGACTGTCGAGATGAGTGGGACTTCTTCTCAAATACAGGCAGCCCAACAGCTGGTTCAGGTATTGTTCACATCTTATATTCTGCTTATTACCTATATTGGCGAAATGTTGAAACTCTATGTGGTACTCCTCGATATGTGGGCGTTGGTGCACCAGATGGCATGGGCTGTTGTTGATTGGAATTTGagttattaaatgattttaatattgtCAAACATTACACCCTTGAACTGGTAGCCCCACTTCGCTGTTGCCATTTTGTCCACGATTAGCAATTTATCGGCCGTACTATCCGCTACAATCCGAAGTCCTACAGGTGAAACTCCTTTTTAGTTGTGATGCTTTTTGAATCTAAAACAATAGATTGACAAATTTTGGGCAAGGAAGAGATGATTAATGGGGTCATCTGTATACTGAATCCACGTTCATAAAGAGTCACGCACGACTCCTATCTTTATTGGACAATTCTTTCTgtaaaacttattatttaattcaattgcCGAAATCATTAATTTGACCAATCCCTTGTATAATATCTGtgattattattcatttttatggCCTTAATACATTTTCACAGCACTTCAATAATAGTATTGACATTGAACCTAAAACTAATTAGAACATATTCTAGGAAGTTACAGAATATGGTATTAAAAGTAACAGTTACTGGAATGGTGTTTATTTTTGGTGGTTTAGTTTAT
The sequence above is drawn from the Vigna radiata var. radiata cultivar VC1973A chromosome 3, Vradiata_ver6, whole genome shotgun sequence genome and encodes:
- the LOC106757836 gene encoding flowering locus K homology domain-like; this encodes MAEHGFDGHDEGYVPEDPNFPHNHSDEHDVGTVIDGSGFPHLLPDEHDAVDLVEEDADFPQNHFDEHEHDAEGLPGDTDSPQQAHVEEDHGAGEMSVNFDPLPIEGSETDLKGIEIKKWPGWPGENVFRMLVPVQKVGSIIGRKGEFIKKITEETKARIKILDGPPGISERAVMVSAKEEPDRPIPPAVDGLLRVHKQVINVDRDLADSALTAGRSVVTRLLVADTQAGSLIGKQGSTIKSIQDGSGCTIRVLGSEHLPVFALRDDSIVEIQGDSTGVHKAIELIAVHLRKFLVDRSIVGVFETQMQISDVRANQNGPPHQNWGPPPQGFPAPAGGGGGGPAFAPNQQYMPPTHHYDSYYPPTELPPMDKHLHQGPPPVYARDASVGIHSSSAQPQQSLVTKVTQHMQIPLSYADAVIGASGTNISYIRRASGASITIQETRGVPGEMTVEMSGTSSQIQAAQQLVQNFMAEAANATQDPLGGSVSQGYSAYPTNAPVYASPPSSTGAHTGHVPSADYGPVYGTNYGY